gatataggccgattagttttttatattttctgggtcaaggtttggcttttcaagagaggctttattactgccacttttagtgagtttggtacacatccggtggatagagagccgtttattatgttcaacataggagggccaagcacatgaagcagctctttaagtagtttagttggaatagggagAGAATTTAAAGACTTGGTTTGTGTTTGCAGGTTTGATGGAGAACTTCCTGGTTATCCACCAGCTCAGGTGTAATGGTGTTCTGGAGGGTATTAGGATCTGCAGGAAGGGCTTCCCCAGCAGAATCATCTATGCTGACTTCAagcagaggtacacacacacacacacacacacacacacacacacacacacacacacacacacacacacacacacacacacacacacacacacacacacacacacacacacacacacagaaatatttGCTCTGAGGGTTTTCCCAGCATCAGAATAGGCTTAACCAAACCAATTACAACTTGACATATGTTAAACATTTCTCCTGATTCAGGTACAAAGTACTGAATGCCAGCGTCATCCCCGAGGGCCAGTTCATGGACAACAAGAAGGCTTCTGAGAAGCTGCTTGGgtccattgatgtgaatcacgaggactacaagtttggacacaccaaggtCAGTCAAATACCCCCAGCAAGAGACGCCAACTAAAACACAACTTCAATGATCATTTAAACTCTAACCATTAAATGTCTCTCCAGTTGATCTATCCATCTTTTTATTATTTCTTAAAAATGTTTATAAAAAATATTATACTCAATTAATTATTTTGTGCATTATGTCAGAATGGTATGTCTGCAGTTATCTATGTTAGTGTACATTATTAATCTACAGCTATACAATAACTTACAGCTCATAAACAACCTATGCCATGGTTTGTTTGTAAGGATTACAATGTTTATGATGTTCAAATCAATCTAGTGGTTTTGTTCCTCTCTTTTGATTCACCCCTTTCTGTCTGTTACCACCTGACTGTGGTTCCATAATTGACCACGTCAACCTGTGTCAGGTGTTCTTCAAAGCCGGTCTGCTGGGTgtcctggaggagatgagagatgagaagcTGGCCTCTCTGGTCGGCATGGTCCAGGCTCTCAGCCGTGGATTCCTCATGAGGAGAGAGTTCACCaagatgatggagaggaggtgaggaagaGTAGACATCTTGGCAAACTGTTCTGTCAACCACCTGTATGTAATGTATAGTGATTACATAGTGAATATGCTTTAAGTTGTTGAGAATGAGAAAGTACATGTTATAACATTCTATTAAAGTAGCAGTTTGGGATTTAGCAAGCTGTTCAATTGTTATTTAACTAAGTGATATTTACACATTCATTCTGGAATAATAAGAAATGCCTCATGATCTTAACATCACCTGTCAGTCCTTTCATCGAGAGCGCTGTATATAAGTTTAAGAGGGATTATATTTCCCTAGCCCCATTCCTCAGCTGTATGCAAACAGTGGTGGGATCCCTGTTTTGTTATTCTTCGAATCGCAGAATGTAGCTTTAAAGACGTCAtccagtgatttaaaaaaaaaaaaacttttctaGTTAAGGACTGGCAATGCCACTCCTTGAAGTTTGTgtctaaaaaacactattttcctcaaaacatatatttttacaaAACATATgtttgtactttactgtatttatacttgggatatcgTTTTCCACAGGAAAagttaaaaaaaacactggaggAGATCTTTAAGcatgtcactcaccatgtcactcaccatgtcactcagcatgtcactcagcatgtcactcaccatgtcactcaccatgtcactcaccatgtcactcagcATGTCACTCAGCATTTCACTCACCAtttcactcaccatgtcactcaccGTGTCACTCACCgtgtcactcaccatgtcactcaccatgtcactcagcatttcactcaccatgtcactcaccatgtcactcaccatgtcactcagcATTTCACTCACCAtttcactcaccatgtcactcaccatgtcactcagcatgtcactcagcatgtcactcagcatttcactcaccatgtcactcaccatgtcactcagcATTTCACTCACCAtttcactcaccatgtcactcaccatgtcactcagcatgtcactcagcatgtcactcagcatttcactcaccatgtcactcagcatgtcactcaccatgtcactcaccatgtcactcaccatgtcactcaccatgtcactctATCCTTTCTGTGGACCAGAGATTCCGTCTTCACCATCCAGTACAACATCCGTTCATTCATGAATGTGAAAACCTGGCCATGGATGAAGTTGTACTTCAAGATCAAGCCCCTGCTGCAGAGCGCTGAGACTGAGAAGGAGCTGGCCAACATGAAGGAGAACTATGAGAAGATGACGACAGACCTGGCCAAGGCTCTGGCCAAGAAGAAGGAGTTGGAGGAGAAGATGGTGGCCATGGTGCAGGAGAGGAGTGACCTGGCGCTTCAAGTCGCATCTGTGAGTGAGCAACAACCCTCATCAGAGCACATTTAGACACACAAGTACACAGACACGATCGCACACACATCAGCACGTATGAACAATACTTGAATAGGATGGCcctgactagaatacagtatatacatatgaagtgggtaaaacagtgttccatgtctatgtacatagggcagcagcctctaaggtgactagaatacagtatatactgtacatatgaagtgggtaaaacagtatattCCCCCCAAGACTTGGGGAACATGCACTCCTCTTCAAGGATGGACCAATGTTcgattattaaagtggccagtgattccatgtctatgtacatagggcagcagcctctaaggtgcagggttgagtaaccgggtagtaaccggctagtgatggctatttaacagtctgatggccttcagatagaagctatttttcagtctctcggtcccagctttgacacacctgtactgacccagccttctggatgatagcggggtgaacaggcggttgaagtccttgatgatctttttggcctgtgatatatatttatatatgtcaTGCATTTAAATTGATTTGCTCTGACTTATTTGACTAAATCAAGTCTATATTTTGATACACAAAGTGAGAACACAGGTTTTTTCTCCTGTTCTGAAACCAGGATTCAGAGAATCTGAACGATGCTGAGGAAAGGTGTGAGGGGCTCATCAAGAGCAAGATCCAGCTGGAGGCCAAACTCAAAGAGACGACTGAGAggctggaggatgaggaggagatgaaTGCTGAGTTGACTGCCAAGAAGAGGAAGCTGGAGGATGAGTGCTCTGAGCTGAAGAAGGACATTGATGACCTGGAGCTCACCTTGGCCAAAGTGGAGAAGGAGAAGCACGCAACTGAAAACAAGGTCTTGTAGACTGTCTAACCAAACAATAATCCAAAGAATAATCAACTCAAAACAGAAATGTAATTCAAGTCTTTTTGTGGGTACAGTAAAAATTAAGACACAAAATAGTGGAATTTCAGTTGTGGTGTTCTCCCCACAGTCATTGCATGTTCTGCTACCAACTCGTTTATGATTTCCATTCAGTACACTGGCATGGAGTACAGTGCCATCTAGTGTTGAATCTATAGTACTGTACTTGTTGACACATTTCTTTAATAAATTTAACTAATTCTCCAATTTATGGTGAAGTGACCAAAGACTCATTTTGTTGTGGCTGTTTTCAGGTTAAAaacctgacagaggagatggcGTCTATGGATGAGAGTGTTGCCAAGCTGACCAAGGAGAAGAAAGCCCTCCAAGAGGCCCACCAGCAGACACTGGACgacctgcaggcagaggaggacaAAGTCAACACTCTGACCAAGGCCAAGACCAAGCTGGAACAGCAAGTGGACGACGTGAGTGGAGTTTTACATTATGGACATGATAGTGTGTAAGATGATATTATCTTCAGTTGTTTAGATTTGACCAACACATGTCTGTTTATATCTTGTAGCTTGAGGGTTCTCTGGAGCAAGAGAAGAAGCTCCGTATGGACCTTGAGAGATCCAAGAGAAAGCTGGAGGGAGATCTGAAACTGGCCCAGGAGTCCATAATGGACCTGGAGAATGACAAGCAGCAGTCTGATGAGAAAATCAAGAAGTAAACACAAATAAATTATTACAGTATTCCCTGCCATCTTAATCAACATTGTGGTTCTTCTTGGCTCATTCTTGTAATTATGAATTAGATGAATGGTGAATGGTAAAATATGCTCCCTTTATACTGTCTAACTTTGCAATCAACGTGTTTGTGTTTGTTAGGAAGGAGTTTGAGACCAGCCAGCTCCTCAGCAAGATAGAGGATGAGCAGTCTCTGGGAGCTCAGCTGCAGAAGAAGATCAAGGAActccaggtacagtacaggatCTCAGCTCCAGTACAGGAAAATAACTGACACATTTATTCTGGTAGCACACGTTCTTCCTGGTGAATTCTGATGGCTCAGTAAGATGGAAGATGGTGCTTCTTCCTGGTGGATTCTGATGGCTCAGTAAGATGGAGGATGGTGCTTCTTCCTGGTGGCTTCTGATGGCTCAGTAAGATGGAAGATGGTGCTTCTTCCTGGTGGATTCTGATGGCTCAGTAAGATGGAAGATGGTGCTTCTTCCTGGTGGCTTCTGATGGCTCAGTAAGATGGAAGATGGTGCTTCTTCCTGGTGGATTCTGATGGCTCAGTAAGATGGAGGATGGTGCTTCTTCCTGGTGGATTCTGATGGCTCAGTAAGATGGAGGATGGTGCTTCTTCCTGGTGGATTCTGATGGCTCAGTAAGATGGAAGATGGTGCTTCTTCCTGGTGGATTCTGATGGCTCAGTAAGATGGAAGATGGTGCTTCTTCCTGGTGGATTCTGATGGCTCAGTAAGATGGAAGATGGTGCTTCTTCCTGGTGGATTCTGATGGCTCAGTAAGATGGAAGATGGTGCTTCTTTCTATGTAAAGATGTTGCTTCTTACCGTTGTTAGTTTGGATCCTGCATGGGACACTGTCTAATGGGACACTGTCTAATGGGACACTGTCTAATGAATATAGTAAATATGTTAGTGTAACTGGCTATGTATAAACACATTTATACTAAATATACAATACATACTATTATTATGTGGTGAGGTTCAATTGTTTCAACTGTATTGTAGTGTTCATTCCCCTGCTCCTACCCCCTGTTTTAGGCTCGTattgaggagctggaggaggaaaTTGAGGCTGAGCGTGCTGCCAGGGCCAAGGTTGAGAAGCAGAGGGCCGATCTCTCCAGGGAACTTGAGGAGATCAGCGAGAGACTGGAGGAGGCCGGAGGCGCCACTGCTGCTCAGATTGAGATGAACAAGAAGCGCGAGGCTGAGTTCCAGAAGCTGCGTCGCGATCTTGAAGAGTCCACCCTGCAGCATGAGGCCACAGCCGCCGCTCTGCGCAAGAAGCAGGCCGACAGTGTGGCTGAGCTCGGGGAGCAGATCGACAACCTGCAACGCGTCAAGCAgaagctggagaaggagaagagcgAGTACAAGATGGAGATTGATGACCTCTCCAGCAACATGGAGGCTGTCGCCAAGGCTAAGGTGAGTAGTGATGTTTTGGTCAAGCAGTGTTGAGGAGGGTCAGCTAAATTACCATTCAATAAACTGAAGTTGACAGTCCCATATGTTTCACTAACAGGGCAATCTGGAGAAGATGTGCCGTACTCTTGAGGACCAGTTGAGTGAGCTCAAGACTAAGAATGATGAGAATGCTCGCCAGGTCAACGACATCAGCGGACAGAGGGCCAGACTCCTGACAGAAAATGGTACCTTCAACAATGAACAACAAACCAATATAGTTCACCTAAGTAGTACACAATAACATGTATCGGGGGCTGTAAATTCAGTCTACATAGTTTCTGCACTACGATTCCTCAAAATACAATTTCAATCTAGAAAGAATGACTCATTAACAGGAGGTCACTCTAACCCTGCAGGTGAGTTTGGCCGCCAGCTGGAGGAGAAGGAAGGCCTGGTGTCTCAGCTGACCAGAGGCAAACAGGCCTTCACCCAGCAGGTGGAGGAGCTGAAGAGACAGATTGAGGAGGAGGTCAAGGTAAGGCACCCAAAATGGAAACCACCCACCACAGTTTAAAGCTTAATCTACACATAGACTGTTTCTACGCCACCCTCAGAGACTTCTAATATAATttgttttactctctctctctaatttctcttgtctttctttctctctatctcaaaGGCTAAAAACGCACTGGCCCATGGTGTCCAGTCTGCCCGCCATGACTGTGATCTCCTGAGAGAGCAGtttgaggaggagcaggaggccaAGGCAGAGCTGCAGCGCGGCATGTCCAAGGCCAACAGTGAGGTGGCTCAGTGGAGGACTAAGTACGAAACTGATGCCATCCAACGcacagaggagctggaggaggccaAGTGAGTTGCACACAATAGCAATAACTCAAATAAGCGGTGTGGATGGTGAGGGTGGTATGGGGATCTGAGAAAATGTTACTTCAATGTGTAGTGCAATATTTGTTTCACAACAAATGACTCACCATAACACCACCCTCTGTTGTCCAACAGGAAGAAGCTGGCCCAGCGTCTGCAGGAAGCTGAGGAGACCATTGAGGCGACCAACTCCAAGTGCGCCTCCCTGGAGAAGACCAAGCAGAGActgcagggagaggtggaggacctCATGATTGACGTTGAGAGAGCCAACGCCATGGCCGCCAACCTTGACAAGAAGCAGAGGAACTTTGACAAGGTGAACATTTATAAACCTCACTCTAGGGTGATGTTTCCTGTCTGCTATTTGATCAGATGTAGTATAATTGTAGCATATTTCTGATTCAAAACTCTCCATCAATGAGTTGTAATGAAAATCCCGTGGATTTCCCCAGGTTCTGGCAGAGTGGAAGCAGAAGTATGAGGAGGGTCAGGCTGAGCTGGAAGGAGCTCAGAAGGAGGCTCGCTCTATGAGCACTGAACTCTTCAAGATGAAGAACTCGTACGAGGAGGCTCTGGATCATCTGGAGACTctgaagagagagaacaagaacctGCAACGTGAGCATTTGACAGCAGTTATTTTCGTCCGATGTTTGACCAGTGTTTGAAAATGGAATCAACTGtaatcattattattatataaaaaTTACTATTTAACAATCTCAGAATGTTCATGTAaagtttaaaatatattttttggaacTTGAAATTGGTATTCCTTTGAACAACCCAATGAAGTCAAATTATCAAGACAGTATGAAGTGCTGTTATTGAATTTTCTGTTATTATGATTCATGATAAACTTCATTGCATTGGTGATATCTACTGAATATCTCCTGAGTCTAAACagctcctgtgtttgtgtgtgcagagGAGATCTCTGACCTGACTGAGCAGATCGGAGAGACTGGCAAGAGCATCCATGAGCTGGAGAAGGCCAAGAAGACCGTGGAGACAGAGAAGTCTGAGATCCAGACCGCTCTGGAGGAGGCGGAGGTACAAACTACAGCTGTTTCATAGGAAAAGCAGTGTTACACTAGCCAATGCCAGCTACAATCCAATGTTCCCTTTATCTGTGTTTATTGTAGTCATATATTCAGTTTGTAATTATTTGTGTTAAACAATTTGTCTGACTGCTTCTCCTTGTCCAGGGCACACTGGAGCACGAGGAATCCAAGATTCTGCGTGTGCAACTGGAGCTGAACCAGATCAAGGGTGAGGTGGACAGGAAGATCGCTGAGAAGGACGAGGAGATGGAGCAGATCAAGAGGAACAGCCAGAGGGTGGTTGACTCCATGCAGAGCACCCTGGACTCTGAGGTCAGGAGCAGGAATGATGCCCTGAGGgtgaagaagaagatggagggagacctGAACGAGATGGAGATTCAGCTGAGCCACGCCAACAGGCAGGCCGCTGAGGCCCAGAAACAGCTGAGGAACGTCCAGGGACAGTACAAGGTAAAGGGACTGGGACATCAGGCTCAAAATCCTGAACATGGGGAGGGATGTGTTCGTGAATCAGTAGAAAATAATAGATCAGAGGAATGTACTcgagtggactaatatactgtaggaaggtagggatattggagtggactaatatactgtaggaaggtagggatattggagtggactaatatactgtaggaaggtagggatattagagtggactaatatactgtaggaaggtagggatattggagtggactaatatactgtaggaaggtagggatattggagtggactaatatactgtaggaaggtagggatattggagtggactaatatactgtaggaaggtagggatattggagtggactaatatactgtaggaaggtagggatattggagtggactaaaatactgtaggaaggtagggatattggagtggactaatatactgtaggaaggtagggatattagagtggactaatatactgtaggaaggtagggatattagagtggactaatatactgtaggaaggtagggatattggagtggactaatatactgtaggaaggtagggatattacACTCTTAGAAGTAAAGGTgcctggaagaaccttttgggttgTCGCACCAGCAGAACCTTTCCAGTTGAAACCGGAACCTTTTTGTGATTGGAGCGGTTACATTTTGAACCTATTTAATAATATATTATAGAGGTGGCAGCCTATCAGATTGGAGATGTGGCTTATTGGAGGGTTATTTTTTGTCATCCGTTAGCACAAATGTCATTCCTGTATACTGCAAATTAAAATGTTTCTTGAATATTTATGCATATTGAATATTCTAATAtaatcttcttttttttaaattgctgATGATATAAAAATAGTAAGGTTGTAAATAGTCCAACTTTGGGATTTGCTCTTGAGGAATGAATACACCTCCACTGGCCTCATTGAAGCAACAAAACTGTCCGTGTTCAACCTTAACATGTgatgacaatacaacagaacagatgaacatgAATTAAATTTACTCTGTTTGGCCCCAAAACAATATATCTTAAAGCCCCTACTAAGTCTTCCTCCACTCCAGGGGTTCCTCCATGAACCCGCTGCTGCATCCAACCATTAAAGGTTTATCCAAGAACCCCTCAACTAACCAAATGTGAAAATATGAACCATTGACTAGCAATGGTTCCTTGAGGAACTCTAGGGGTTCCTTGAGGAACTCTAGGGGTTCCTTGAGGATACCCAGGATTCCTCTAGTCACCACTAATTATTAGAGTGTAGAAATGTAGGGATATTAGGAACATTTTTACCCATTAACATTTCTCTCACCGATCATATCGCCCCTACTTCCACAATTCCTAATTCATTGTGAACCCTAGGATGCCCAATTGCACCTTGATGATGCCGTCCGCGCCGCAGAGGACATGAAGGAGCAGGCAGCCATGGTGGAGCGCAGAAACGGTCTGATGGTGGCTGAAATCGAGGAGCTGAGAGTTGCtctggagcagacagagagaggacgcaAAGTTGCTGAGACTGAGCTGGTCGACGCCAGCGAGCGCGTCGGACTGCTGCACTCCCAGGTACGGGTCAAAGGCCATTTCTAATGAAACTCAACCAAGCATACCgattacacacacatatataattCAACAGTGCTTAATATTGATAAACCTTTAATATTTTCGTagttttatatttatattttcataatttcaGCCTTGTGACTTGTAAGTTATCTTGAGAGTCAAACAAATGGCCTTGTTTCCTCCTTCAGAACACCAGCCTTGCGAACACCAAGAAAAAGCTGGAGACTGACCTGGTTCAGGTGCAGGGAGAGGTGGACGACATCGTCCAGGAGGCCAGGAACGCAGAGGAGAAGGCCAAGAAGGCCATCACTGACGTGAGTCCTTATGATCTACTCAATTACATAAACTAGATTTGTCCCCAAAGGCCAATGGAAGCTGGGCTGGTTAAACAAAGATCTCAAAAAGGAGGTCAGATGATCTCAGAGGGACATTATGATTGGTGCCAGTTGGTGCATAAATGAAACTAACTACCATTCCAGGCGGCCATGATGGCTGAGGAGCTGAAGAAGGAGCAGGACACCAGCTCTCACCTGGAGAGGATGAAGAAGAACCTGGAGGTCACAGTCAAGGACCTGCAGCACCGCCTGGATGAGGCTGAGAATCTGGCCATGAAGGGAGGCAAGAAGCAGCTCCAGAAACTGGAGTCCAGGGTgagttaacagcagggtggattaAAAGACAGATTGCTGGAAATATATTTGATCATATAAAAATACACAGGAGCATTGTGTAATGGCTTTTTCTCTGAATCACCCACCTACATCAtgaaatgtcattgttttattATAGACCTCTTTAATTAAAATCGTAAAAGTACATAGGAGCAGACAACACTTCTTGACCAGTAGAAGAACATTCCTCTGATTTACAAAGATTTGTTACGTCTGACTTCACCACCTCACATAAATGCCTACGTTTATTTCTTCCACAAAGGTGCGTGAGCTCGAGTCTGAGGTGGAGGCCGAGCAGAGAAGAGGTGTAGACGCGGTCAAGGGAGTCCGCAAGTATGAGCGCAGAGTCAAGGAGCTCACTTACCAGGTAAGAAAAAGTGCATTCTTCACACACTGAAGCACACTGGTTTGTGTGTTAAACTATGGACTATTGATTCTTGTAACTTCTCCCACAGACTGAGGAGGATAAGAAGAACGTTGCCAGACTTCAGGACCTGGTAGATAAGCTGCAGATGAAAGTGAAGGCCTACAAGAGGCAGGCTGAGGAAGCGGTGAGTCACAGACTTAGTCAAAACCTCTGAAAGCTTACATTCCCTAGTAGACATTACAAAACGTCTAGACAGTTTAGTTGAAGTGTTGTACTGCACATCAGTCAACATTGACTCGGTTGATAGTGCAAGTCATTTCTGAAGAAATGTATGCACAGTGACTCCTCTTCCTATGTGTAACAATTTAAAGTAGAGCGGGTTGAATATTATTTAGCTTTGTGCCGGGGGCTGGTCTGGTGGTAGTGCTGAGTCTCCTGGATCACATGGTCCTGGAAGCAGCAGTTTATCCCCTGTTCCACCACTCACTTTCTCTAATGTATCATCCGTCTCCCTCATAATTCCTTTAAGAAATATATATTAAATTGCTACCTGAAGCTTCAAACGTTCAATACTGATGTTAGGcgctccctctcttttctttACCCAGGAGGAAGCATCCAACCAGCACATGTCTAAGTTCAGGAAGGTTCAGAATGAGCTGGAGGAGGCCGAGGAGCGTGCTGACATCGCTGAGACTCAGGTCAACAAGCTCAGATCCAAGAGCCGCGACAGCGGAAAGGTACAGAAGTGCTCCTAAACCTACACCTGACATGTTCAAACATGACCACATCAACACCACCTATGATTCATTCTTCACAGATGTCAATACTGACCTTTTACAATCACTCAAATGTTGAGGATCTCTGAGAAACACATTTCAGGACAGGGTAAATAATCCACATTTAGTTGGTACTTCAAAATCGAAAATCAAGCTGAGCACAGAGTCGTAAATACTTGATCCATTCTGTTATTTCCAAGTGTTGATATATTTATCATGTTCATTATTAATACTGATCTATTCTGTTATTTCTTCTTACAGGGAAAAGAAGCTGCTGAATAAACAAGACCAAAGTCTTATCAATTTCCTGTGTTTCATAAAATATGACTTTCATGGTGAAATGTTGATCATTGATTAAAAACATGTAGACTTACATACACTTCCTTTGTGACTGTGGACTTATTTCTCAGAAAACAGCTTTTCATACCACAAAAATATTGTACTTTAACTAAAGGAGCAATCTGGGATTCAAGCAACATCAAAGCGGACACCCCAACAAAGCGGTCATTCTTTTTGGCTAACCAGCTGAGGGATGAggatggagaaatgtaactacacaATTCATAGACTAAGCTATTATAATCATCCATAGCATcaacatgatagttttaaccctttacactcaggGGGAGGGGCTTATATGAACACGCCCAAATTGAAATGTCTCCATAAGAAACAAATAGGAGAAGCAAGATGGTAGCATAACCATGGTAACAATTGAGAGAGAACACTTTGGTGATTGGACGGAAATTACTCAGAACAAAGTTctcaggatacaacaaaacaGATTTTTTGCATTTGAATTTTGTCCCAGATAATGCGCACAATAATCTCATGTGGCCAGACGACGTGAAAATAAATGGTAATCTATCATCTGACCAAATTACACAAGATTTTAGTCCTGGGTTATCCGAGATTATGCGTATATATACATGAAAAAAGTAAAGAAAATATCAATTTCCTGTGTTTcataaaatatgattttcatgGTGAAATGTTGATCATTGATTAAAAACATGCAGGCCTACATACACTTCCTTTGTGACTGTGGACTTATTACCATCACACGGGACTATGCATTTTTTATTGAATATATAAAacatacttgcagtgaagctgcTCAACATCTACATCACAttcagtcatctaacagactcccatacAGAGCGACCCACAGCAGCAACCAGGGGCAACGGCCTGCTCAAGGGTACATcaacagatctcccacaaggtcaaaaaaACGGTACCTGAACCAGCGACCTATCAGCCACCGGCCCAAGTTCCCAACTGCCAGGCCACCAGCCCTcaggcatcagcctcaggcatcagcctcaggcagcCAGGCATTATCTGTAACAACACTGCCcatcagtgtcattcaaacttacACACGTTTTGTTTTATTTAGACTTTTTTGACTTAAATTTGACTGTTATTCTATccccgcccagcaactccactcccacttgtatACAATTCCACATGCCAACCTTTAGCATCGCTCAgtccatcccatctatctctgctggccaccttGTTCGGATTTATACGCaccatatatctttcaactatgttgtgatgtttaacatacagCTTGAATCTATCTAATCAGAaagaatccacagattgtgagttgaagatgaatacttttactaagagtataagcatattagtaattgactgaccaggtctctccagatctcccaaaaatg
This DNA window, taken from Salvelinus namaycush isolate Seneca unplaced genomic scaffold, SaNama_1.0 Scaffold425, whole genome shotgun sequence, encodes the following:
- the LOC120041252 gene encoding myosin heavy chain, fast skeletal muscle-like, whose amino-acid sequence is MSTDAEMQIYGKAAIYLRKPEKERMEAQTAPFDSKNACYVADTKELYLKGLVTARTEGKCTVTVINPNGTKEEGKEFKEADVYQMNPPKYDKIEDMAMMTYLNEASVLYNLKERYAAWMIYTYSGLFCATVNPYKWLPVYDMEVVNAYRGKKRMEAPPHIFSVSDNAFQFMQIDQENQSVLITGESGAGKTVNTKRVIQYFATIAVSGAKKEAEPGKMQGSLEDQIIAANPLLESYGNAKTVRNDNSSRFGKFIRIHFQGSKLAKADIETYLLEKSRVSFQLPDERGYHIFFQMMTNHKPEVVEMALITTNPYDFPMCSQGQITVASINDKEELDATDDAITVLGFSNDEKMSIYKLTGAVLHHGNLKFKQKQREEQAEPDGTEVADKIGYLLGLNSAEMLKALCYPRVKVGNEYVTKGQTVPQVNNSVSALAKSIYERMFLWMVIRINEMLDTKNPRQFYIGVLDIAGFEIFDYNSMEQLCINFTNEKLQQFFNHTMFVLEQEEYKKEGIVWAFIDFGMDLAACIELIEKPLGIFSILEEECMFPKSSDTTFKDKLYAQHLGKNKAFEKPKPAKGKAEAHFSLVHYAGTVDYNITGWLEKNKDPLNDSVLQLYGKSSVKLMGTLYIAAPPEGKTSNTTKKGGKKKGGSMQTVSSQFRENLGKLMTNLRSTHPHFVRCLIPNESKTPGLMENFLVIHQLRCNGVLEGIRICRKGFPSRIIYADFKQRYKVLNASVIPEGQFMDNKKASEKLLGSIDVNHEDYKFGHTKVFFKAGLLGVLEEMRDEKLASLVGMVQALSRGFLMRREFTKMMERRDSVFTIQYNIRSFMNVKTWPWMKLYFKIKPLLQSAETEKELANMKENYEKMTTDLAKALAKKKELEEKMVAMVQERSDLALQVASDSENLNDAEERCEGLIKSKIQLEAKLKETTERLEDEEEMNAELTAKKRKLEDECSELKKDIDDLELTLAKVEKEKHATENKVKNLTEEMASMDESVAKLTKEKKALQEAHQQTLDDLQAEEDKVNTLTKAKTKLEQQVDDLEGSLEQEKKLRMDLERSKRKLEGDLKLAQESIMDLENDKQQSDEKIKKKEFETSQLLSKIEDEQSLGAQLQKKIKELQARIEELEEEIEAERAARAKVEKQRADLSRELEEISERLEEAGGATAAQIEMNKKREAEFQKLRRDLEESTLQHEATAAALRKKQADSVAELGEQIDNLQRVKQKLEKEKSEYKMEIDDLSSNMEAVAKAKGNLEKMCRTLEDQLSELKTKNDENARQVNDISGQRARLLTENGEFGRQLEEKEGLVSQLTRGKQAFTQQVEELKRQIEEEVKAKNALAHGVQSARHDCDLLREQFEEEQEAKAELQRGMSKANSEVAQWRTKYETDAIQRTEELEEAKKKLAQRLQEAEETIEATNSKCASLEKTKQRLQGEVEDLMIDVERANAMAANLDKKQRNFDKVLAEWKQKYEEGQAELEGAQKEARSMSTELFKMKNSYEEALDHLETLKRENKNLQQEISDLTEQIGETGKSIHELEKAKKTVETEKSEIQTALEEAEGTLEHEESKILRVQLELNQIKGEVDRKIAEKDEEMEQIKRNSQRVVDSMQSTLDSEVRSRNDALRVKKKMEGDLNEMEIQLSHANRQAAEAQKQLRNVQGQYKDAQLHLDDAVRAAEDMKEQAAMVERRNGLMVAEIEELRVALEQTERGRKVAETELVDASERVGLLHSQNTSLANTKKKLETDLVQVQGEVDDIVQEARNAEEKAKKAITDAAMMAEELKKEQDTSSHLERMKKNLEVTVKDLQHRLDEAENLAMKGGKKQLQKLESRVRELESEVEAEQRRGVDAVKGVRKYERRVKELTYQTEEDKKNVARLQDLVDKLQMKVKAYKRQAEEAEEASNQHMSKFRKVQNELEEAEERADIAETQVNKLRSKSRDSGKGKEAAE